ATATAAGGGTGCGCCTTCTGATAAAGGGCCATTTTATCATGGGACAAAGGCAGATTTGAAGATTGGTGATTTACTGACAGCAGGTGGAAATTCAAATTACAAATCTGATCTTAAAATGAACCATATTTATTTTACTGCCAATATCAATGGTGCAGGACTTGCAGCAGCATTAGCAAAAGGAGAAGGAAGAGAACGGGTTTATATAGTAGAACCAACAGGCGAATTTGAAAACGACCCAAATGTTACTGATAAAAAATTTCCTGGTAACTTAACCCGTTCTTATCGATCAAAAGAGCCTTTAAGAATTATTGGGGAAGTAACAGAGTGGGCGAAACTAACAAACAGGGAGAGGCAGGAATGGCGCGAAAACCTGGATAAAAACAAGGGTGAAATTATTAACTGATTAAATTAAAGAGGGAAGAAAATGTTAAAGTAATGATAGGGTTAATTTGAGAATATGAAAATTAAATGACTAAGGTTCAGAAATTAAGGGGGGAATGAAATCATGAAAATACAATCGTTATCTGTATGCGTACCCAATAAAGCTTGTGTAAACAAATGTAAATTCTGTGTAGCGCGTATGAGAACAGAAGAATATAAGAATATGATGGATGAAAACTTACCTTTTTATGATTTGTACGAAAAGGATTATATAAAAAGGTTAGAATTTGCCAGGGACAATGGCTGTAATACTGTGATGATTACAGGAAATAGTGAGCCTCAGCAGAACCGAGCATTTCTACAGAGATTTGGAACAATGAATAATAATTTATCTAAACCTTTTCGTTGGATAGAAATGCAAACTACAGGTGTAGGAATAGATGAGCCTTATTTGCGATTTCTCAGAAATCATGTAGGAATTAGTACAATTAGTGTATCTATTTCATCTTTTGATGATGAAATGAATAGACAATACAATGGAACAAGTATGAATAATAAAGTTTGTTTAGTTGATTTTTGCAAAAGTATCAAAAAGTACGATTTTAATTTAAGGATTTCAATTAATCTAACAGATTCATTTAATCCATATGATGCACAATATATTTTAAAATATTGTAAAGAAACACTTAATGCAGATCAGATTACCTTTAGAGTATTATATACATCCAATAACAATACAGAGCAAGATCAATGGATTCATGAACATAAAGCCAGTGACGAATTAATTGAAGATATTAAAAAGTATATTAGACATCATGGCAGACCATTGGAACGTCTGGAATTTGGAAACATGAAGTATTCTGTAGATGGAATGTCTACAGTATTAGATGATGATTGTATGAATACAGAAGCAAAAGAGGAATTAAAATATGTGATATTAAGGCCTAACTGCAAACTATATTCTAAATGGGATGATACTGCGAGTTTAATATTTTAATGAGGTATACTCTTAATATATTATTTGAGGTGAAATGGCATGAAAGACAATATGCAGTCAAGTTGGTTGCCTATAGGGATGTGCCTTGGGTTATCCATCGGAACAGCTATTGGAGCTGCAACAAAATCCCTAGTCATCTATACAAAATTAGGTGTTAAGATTTTGAATTTATGATATAACAAAAATTTTCATTGGCGCATTGAACGATTTTTTGTGAGAGGAGTGAGTATATGAGTCAAAGCAAATTGAATCGTGAAGTGACGGCATTTTTAGACAGTTTGAAACATCCCTTAAGAGATGAGATTGAATGTCTAAGAAAAATAATATTGAGCACAGATTATGAGTTAACTGAGGGAATAAAATGGAACGCTCCTAACTATAGCATAAATGGAGAAGACCGTATTACTATAAGAATACATCCGGAAAAGCAGCTTCAAGTTATATTTCATCGTGGAGCGAAGGTTAAGGAGCCCCTGGAGGAAAGATTATTAAGTAAGAACTATGATATTTTGATATGGAAGGAAAACGACAGAGCGATAGCATCATTTAAGAGTCTAAATGAAATACAGGAAAATAGTCAAATGATAAAAGAAATTGTTGGGAAATGGATAGAAGCAACAACATAAAAAAATATCTGATTACAATTAAAGATAGCTTATTCAAGTTAGAATAATTAGCTAAGGACGTAAGTGTTTAATTTTATGATTTACAGGAATAAAAAATAGAGAAAGATTGAGGCAAGGATATTTATGGTGCCTCAGGGAAGCATCTTAAAAACGTATTACCAATTTTGTTAGGAGTTTTTTTGGTGAGTTATTTCAGTGTATATGCGAAAATTTAGGAGTGAATATATGAAAAATATAAAAATGAGAATTTTAATAAATAACATATATAAAAGTAAGTTGCTATTATTTTTTGTATTATGTAGTACTGCCGTATTATTCGTAGGTTGTCAGAATAAGAATACAAATTCAAATACAGAGAACAAGCAAACAATAGATAGTCAAAAAATAGAGGATAACAGCAAAGATAGAATGACGCCAGAGGACTCAAATATATCAGAAGTTCCTCCAAGTGTAGAAGAAAGTAGCAGTGAAGAATCAACTCTTCTATTTTCTGAACTATCAAAGTATCAATTCGTATTCTCCAGTGGAGCTGGGGCTTGGCAAACTATGTTAAACATTAATGAGGATGGAACGTTCAACGGATATTATTCAGATTCTGACATGGGTGATATTGGAGAAGATCATCCCAATGGAGTGAATTATTCATCCACCTTTGAAGGTAAATTCACCACACCAAAGAAAGTAAATGATTATACTTATTCCATATCCATCGAATCTATGAAACTTGAGAAAGAAGCAGGAACTGAAGAAATCATTGACGGAATAAAATATATCTATACTGAACCATATGGGTTAGATGGTGCTAAAGAAATTTATATCTACACACCACAAGCTCCCATAAAAGAATTGCCTGAAGGTTTTAGAAGCTGGGTTGGCTACATGGATTTAAGTGATCTGAAAGATGAATACTTGCCGTTTTATGGATTGTACAATGTAGAAACAGAAAGTGGATTTTCAAGCTATGAGATAGATCAAACAGAGGAAGATTAACTCCGTAGACTACTGGTGCCTGTTTGTCCACATTTGAA
The genomic region above belongs to Defluviitalea saccharophila and contains:
- the arr gene encoding NAD(+)--rifampin ADP-ribosyltransferase, with product MSNSYKGAPSDKGPFYHGTKADLKIGDLLTAGGNSNYKSDLKMNHIYFTANINGAGLAAALAKGEGRERVYIVEPTGEFENDPNVTDKKFPGNLTRSYRSKEPLRIIGEVTEWAKLTNRERQEWRENLDKNKGEIIN
- a CDS encoding DUF1576 domain-containing protein, which translates into the protein MYGASGKHLKNVLPILLGVFLVSYFSVYAKI
- a CDS encoding radical SAM protein; amino-acid sequence: MKIQSLSVCVPNKACVNKCKFCVARMRTEEYKNMMDENLPFYDLYEKDYIKRLEFARDNGCNTVMITGNSEPQQNRAFLQRFGTMNNNLSKPFRWIEMQTTGVGIDEPYLRFLRNHVGISTISVSISSFDDEMNRQYNGTSMNNKVCLVDFCKSIKKYDFNLRISINLTDSFNPYDAQYILKYCKETLNADQITFRVLYTSNNNTEQDQWIHEHKASDELIEDIKKYIRHHGRPLERLEFGNMKYSVDGMSTVLDDDCMNTEAKEELKYVILRPNCKLYSKWDDTASLIF
- a CDS encoding DUF1801 domain-containing protein — translated: MSQSKLNREVTAFLDSLKHPLRDEIECLRKIILSTDYELTEGIKWNAPNYSINGEDRITIRIHPEKQLQVIFHRGAKVKEPLEERLLSKNYDILIWKENDRAIASFKSLNEIQENSQMIKEIVGKWIEATT